The following coding sequences lie in one Halorarum halophilum genomic window:
- the glpA gene encoding anaerobic glycerol-3-phosphate dehydrogenase subunit GlpA, with protein sequence MAQDTEVLVVGGGSTGTGIARDLAMRGVDVTLVEKGNLTNGTTGRMHGLLHSGSRYAVSDQASAAECIEENRVLRDIASHCVEMTGGLFVKRPEDAEEYFEEKLRGCRECDIPAEVLSGEEARAVEPYLAKDVEKAIRVPDGAVDPFRLCVANAISAENHGARIETHAEVTDLLLDDGDVTGARVRHESGKGPRTHGTPGTTEEITAEYVVNATGAWAGQLGAMADVDVEVRPSKGVMVVMNVRQVDTVVNRCRPKGDADIVVPHETTAILGTTDEEVADPEDYPEEGWEVDEMIDTLSELVPILSEARTVRSFWGVRPLYEPPDVGSEDPTDITRDFFLLDHRERDDVGGLTSIVGGKFTTYRMMAEQISDHVCGKLGVRASCETADVPLPGSEDESVLEDAMDDYGLRSPVARRSRQRLGSRADDVLDTDGPNPVVCDCEGVTRAEISDAVEQSGTDLNAVRIRTRASMGNCQGGFCCHRMANVLADDYDEPTVRASWDELLQERWKGERHALWGEQLSQAALNYALHATTMNRDRDPADMDADVDFSAFDAGEGTATHPGSDAPSHTDGRRTGGERGDS encoded by the coding sequence ATGGCACAGGACACCGAGGTACTCGTCGTCGGCGGCGGGTCGACGGGCACTGGCATCGCCCGCGACCTCGCGATGCGAGGCGTCGACGTCACGCTCGTCGAGAAGGGGAACCTCACGAACGGCACGACGGGGCGCATGCACGGGTTGCTCCACAGCGGCAGTCGGTACGCGGTCTCCGACCAGGCGAGCGCTGCCGAGTGCATCGAGGAGAACCGCGTCCTCCGGGACATCGCGAGCCACTGCGTCGAGATGACGGGCGGCCTGTTCGTCAAGCGTCCGGAGGACGCCGAGGAGTACTTCGAGGAGAAGCTCCGGGGCTGTCGGGAGTGCGACATCCCGGCCGAGGTACTCTCGGGCGAGGAGGCGCGCGCGGTCGAACCCTACCTCGCGAAGGACGTCGAGAAGGCGATACGGGTGCCCGACGGCGCGGTCGACCCTTTCCGACTCTGCGTCGCGAACGCGATCAGCGCGGAGAACCACGGCGCCCGCATCGAGACCCACGCCGAGGTCACGGACCTCCTGCTCGACGACGGCGACGTCACCGGCGCGCGCGTCCGGCACGAGTCCGGCAAGGGTCCCCGGACGCACGGAACGCCCGGGACGACCGAGGAGATCACCGCCGAGTACGTCGTGAACGCGACGGGCGCGTGGGCGGGCCAGCTCGGCGCGATGGCGGACGTCGACGTCGAGGTGCGGCCCTCGAAGGGCGTGATGGTCGTGATGAACGTCAGGCAGGTCGACACCGTCGTCAACCGCTGCCGTCCGAAGGGCGACGCCGACATCGTCGTCCCGCACGAGACCACCGCCATCCTCGGGACGACCGACGAGGAGGTCGCGGACCCCGAGGACTACCCCGAGGAGGGGTGGGAGGTCGACGAGATGATCGACACCCTCTCCGAACTCGTCCCCATCCTCTCGGAGGCGCGGACGGTCCGCTCGTTCTGGGGCGTCCGCCCGCTGTACGAGCCGCCGGACGTCGGGAGCGAGGACCCCACGGACATCACGCGCGACTTCTTCCTCCTCGACCACCGTGAACGCGACGACGTCGGCGGGCTGACGAGCATCGTCGGCGGGAAGTTCACCACCTACCGCATGATGGCCGAGCAGATCAGCGACCACGTCTGCGGGAAGCTCGGCGTGCGCGCCTCGTGCGAGACGGCCGACGTCCCGCTCCCCGGGAGCGAGGACGAATCCGTGCTCGAGGACGCGATGGACGACTACGGCCTGCGCTCGCCGGTCGCGCGCCGGAGCAGACAGCGACTCGGGTCGCGCGCGGACGACGTCCTCGACACCGACGGCCCGAACCCGGTCGTCTGCGACTGCGAGGGCGTCACGCGCGCCGAGATCTCCGACGCGGTCGAGCAGTCGGGCACCGACTTGAACGCGGTCCGAATCCGCACGCGCGCCTCGATGGGCAACTGCCAGGGCGGCTTCTGCTGTCACCGGATGGCGAACGTCCTCGCCGACGACTACGACGAACCGACCGTCCGGGCGTCATGGGACGAACTTCTCCAGGAGCGCTGGAAGGGCGAGCGCCACGCGCTCTGGGGCGAACAGCTCTCGCAGGCCGCGCTCAACTACGCGCTCCACGCGACGACGATGAACCGCGACCGCGACCCCGCGGACATGGACGCCGACGTGGACTTCTCGGCGTTCGACGCCGGCGAGGGGACGGCGACCCACCCCGGCAGCGACGCGCCGAGCCACACCGACGGGCGCCGGACCGGAGGCGAACGTGGCGATTCGTGA
- the glpB gene encoding glycerol-3-phosphate dehydrogenase subunit GlpB: MAIRDDVLVVGGGLAGMVSALAATRAAPDARVRVLSHKESTLQSASGLVDVLGYRPGDDTPVATPFDALDALPDDHPYRVVGEEAIRDGLALFDDVVGDAYAGGHTDRNALVPTHGGTVKPTARYPRTTAAGLASDDRDALLVGFPATTDFDAERAAAHLENAGVPFEVDGVTVPFPLDLRDDAKVTRYAHALDADEPVESDDRSGDVGVRAQLAAAVEPHLDGHGRVGFPALLGRDHPTDVRESLEGHLGVDVFEVPTGPPSLPGLRLRYRLRGALDDAGVRVATGNPVVDFDAADGRVETLYVERNGARIPYEPNQVVLATGGLVGKGIRSDRSRVAEPVFGLHVPHPDDRYDWFAEGAFGDHPFARFGVRVDDALRPTDADGTAEYENLRAAGAVVAGVDFAAEKSGAGVSLATGHAAGTRAGEATRADTPTD; the protein is encoded by the coding sequence GTGGCGATTCGTGACGACGTCCTCGTGGTCGGCGGCGGCCTCGCGGGCATGGTCTCCGCGCTCGCGGCCACACGCGCCGCCCCGGATGCACGCGTCCGCGTGCTCTCACACAAGGAGAGCACCCTCCAGAGCGCGAGCGGCCTCGTCGACGTGCTCGGCTATCGCCCGGGCGACGACACCCCGGTCGCGACCCCGTTCGACGCGCTCGACGCGCTCCCCGACGACCACCCGTACCGCGTCGTCGGCGAGGAGGCGATCCGCGACGGCCTCGCGCTGTTCGACGACGTCGTCGGAGACGCGTACGCGGGCGGACACACCGATCGGAACGCGCTCGTGCCCACCCACGGCGGGACCGTGAAGCCGACAGCGCGCTACCCGCGGACGACCGCCGCCGGCCTCGCGAGCGACGACCGCGACGCGCTCCTCGTCGGCTTCCCCGCGACGACCGACTTCGACGCCGAGCGCGCCGCCGCACACCTCGAGAACGCGGGAGTTCCGTTCGAGGTCGACGGCGTCACCGTCCCCTTCCCGCTCGACCTCCGTGACGACGCGAAGGTCACGCGGTACGCGCACGCGCTCGACGCCGACGAACCGGTCGAATCGGACGACCGTTCCGGCGACGTGGGCGTTCGCGCCCAACTTGCTGCCGCGGTCGAACCCCACCTCGACGGCCACGGGCGCGTCGGCTTCCCCGCTCTGCTGGGGCGGGACCACCCGACCGACGTTCGCGAGTCGCTCGAAGGCCACCTGGGCGTCGACGTGTTCGAGGTGCCGACGGGTCCGCCGAGTCTCCCCGGCCTTCGACTGCGTTACCGACTGCGCGGGGCGCTGGACGACGCCGGCGTCCGCGTCGCCACCGGAAATCCAGTCGTCGACTTCGACGCCGCGGACGGGCGCGTCGAGACGCTGTACGTCGAGCGAAACGGCGCGCGAATCCCGTACGAACCCAACCAGGTCGTCCTCGCGACGGGCGGCCTCGTCGGGAAGGGAATCCGGTCCGACCGCTCGAGGGTGGCCGAACCAGTCTTCGGCCTGCACGTCCCGCACCCCGACGACCGCTACGACTGGTTCGCCGAGGGGGCGTTCGGCGACCACCCGTTCGCGCGCTTCGGCGTGCGCGTGGACGACGCGCTCCGACCGACGGACGCCGACGGAACCGCCGAGTACGAGAACCTCCGCGCGGCCGGCGCCGTGGTCGCGGGCGTCGACTTCGCCGCCGAGAAGTCCGGTGCCGGCGTCTCGCTGGCGACCGGCCACGCCGCCGGCACGCGGGCCGGCGAGGCGACGCGCGCCGACACCCCCACCGACTGA
- a CDS encoding anaerobic glycerol-3-phosphate dehydrogenase subunit C, with amino-acid sequence MSDAQTPPDDPADGDATDSHDDFDPVQVFPESEDMDLRPGADSCYKCSTCDTSCPVAEVDDEFPGPKFQGPEQWRLKRKGDHDVDESVMKCSNCMRCDGACPSDVPLSQMHNTARAEYVDDHVSKLSVEYWRNRVLANYGRLAKLGSAFPGLTNAVMGNSLVQSINEKVLGISAEREFPTFAEQTFRSWWEKRGGAKVRSDEKRVAYFHGDYANHNTPEVAKSLVRVFEHFGYEVAVPEQRCSGTPMFANGMMDDARRAAKFNVGTFRDLVEDGYDVVCSCTSCSMALRQEYPELFEFEGTAEVAASTYEAVEYLRVFEDLDGALDDADDVDSPDLAYHAPCHARNQGLDGQAVEVVDRLDGVDAHDVGDSCSGISGTYGWKAENYDTSMEIGREMFEHMEDADAEVGLTECPTCAMQMEHGTGYDVRHTLEVIAAALDVDRGTAAGS; translated from the coding sequence ATGAGCGACGCACAGACCCCACCCGACGATCCGGCCGACGGAGACGCGACGGACAGCCACGACGACTTCGACCCCGTGCAGGTGTTCCCCGAATCGGAGGACATGGACCTCCGGCCGGGAGCGGACTCCTGCTACAAGTGCTCGACGTGCGACACGTCGTGCCCGGTCGCGGAGGTCGACGACGAGTTCCCCGGGCCGAAGTTCCAGGGCCCCGAGCAGTGGCGCCTCAAACGCAAGGGCGACCACGACGTCGACGAGTCCGTCATGAAGTGCTCGAACTGCATGCGCTGTGACGGGGCGTGTCCCTCCGACGTCCCCCTCAGCCAGATGCACAACACGGCGCGCGCCGAGTACGTCGACGACCACGTGTCGAAGCTCTCGGTGGAGTACTGGCGAAACAGGGTCCTCGCGAACTACGGGAGGCTCGCGAAACTCGGGAGCGCGTTCCCCGGACTCACGAACGCCGTCATGGGGAACTCGCTCGTCCAGTCCATCAACGAGAAGGTCCTCGGCATCAGCGCGGAACGCGAGTTCCCGACGTTCGCCGAGCAGACGTTCCGGAGCTGGTGGGAGAAGCGAGGGGGAGCGAAGGTCCGGAGCGACGAGAAGCGCGTCGCGTACTTCCACGGCGACTACGCGAACCACAACACGCCCGAGGTCGCGAAGTCGCTCGTCCGCGTCTTCGAGCACTTCGGCTACGAGGTCGCCGTGCCCGAGCAGCGCTGCTCGGGCACGCCGATGTTCGCGAACGGCATGATGGACGACGCCCGCCGCGCAGCGAAGTTCAACGTCGGGACGTTCCGCGACCTCGTCGAGGACGGCTACGACGTCGTCTGCTCGTGCACGTCGTGCTCGATGGCGCTCCGCCAGGAGTACCCGGAGCTGTTCGAGTTCGAGGGAACCGCCGAGGTCGCCGCGTCGACGTACGAGGCAGTCGAGTACCTCCGGGTCTTCGAGGACCTCGACGGCGCGCTCGACGACGCGGACGACGTGGACTCCCCCGACCTCGCGTACCACGCGCCCTGTCACGCCCGGAACCAGGGGCTCGACGGCCAGGCCGTCGAGGTCGTCGACCGGCTCGACGGCGTCGACGCGCACGACGTCGGCGACTCCTGCTCCGGGATCTCGGGCACGTACGGCTGGAAGGCCGAGAACTACGACACATCTATGGAGATCGGTCGGGAGATGTTCGAGCACATGGAGGACGCGGACGCAGAGGTCGGCCTCACGGAGTGCCCGACCTGCGCGATGCAGATGGAACACGGAACGGGGTACGACGTCCGACACACGCTGGAAGTGATCGCCGCAGCGCTCGACGTCGACCGGGGCACGGCCGCGGGTAGCTGA
- a CDS encoding Cdc6/Cdc18 family protein, which yields MDLSERIARRRDTVDGTDLIVDPLAFDPTSHVAEPVDRGPLLERLLDDLAPVFADELPPSVAVIGPFGVGKSAVVTALFDTLDATVGRQRTAIGTSTRSQVGGETRFVYVDARGTDSAFKFYRALLNSLTDDPVPERGVGTDTLRSRLAARLDGDRRAVVAVDHVDEPGTLSIDDLEDHLAPVRDAVVPWVVARDAPMDWAGRTTAVEPYRSHALVDVITDRASRGLAGNALDHGAARSIAEWADGNAHDALAALCCAATRAEADGADGIRDEDVAFAFDAVPRDGIHLARVFALPENRKRVLEELIALEDPEPTIADAAAAVAANSDLAEGTVTRFLYELAEDGVLRRVSDDGRTSHLEVPFPACALRRLRATR from the coding sequence ATGGACCTGAGCGAACGCATCGCGCGACGACGCGATACCGTGGACGGGACCGACCTGATCGTCGATCCGCTCGCGTTCGATCCCACGTCACACGTCGCCGAACCGGTCGACCGCGGTCCCCTCCTCGAGCGACTCCTCGACGACCTCGCCCCCGTCTTCGCCGACGAACTCCCGCCCAGCGTCGCCGTCATCGGCCCGTTCGGCGTCGGCAAGTCCGCCGTCGTCACCGCGCTGTTCGACACGCTCGACGCCACCGTCGGCCGCCAGCGGACCGCCATCGGCACCTCGACCCGCAGCCAGGTCGGCGGCGAGACCCGCTTCGTCTACGTCGACGCTCGTGGCACCGACAGCGCGTTCAAGTTCTACCGCGCGCTCCTGAACTCGCTCACGGACGACCCCGTCCCCGAGCGCGGCGTCGGCACCGACACCCTCCGCTCGCGACTCGCCGCCCGACTCGACGGCGACCGGCGCGCCGTCGTCGCCGTCGACCACGTCGACGAACCGGGCACGCTCTCGATCGACGACCTCGAGGACCACCTCGCCCCCGTCCGCGACGCGGTCGTTCCCTGGGTCGTCGCGCGGGATGCCCCCATGGACTGGGCGGGCCGCACCACCGCCGTCGAACCCTACCGTTCGCACGCGCTGGTCGACGTCATCACCGACCGTGCCTCCCGCGGGCTCGCCGGGAACGCGCTGGACCACGGTGCCGCCCGGTCCATCGCGGAGTGGGCCGACGGAAACGCCCACGACGCGCTCGCCGCGCTCTGCTGTGCCGCCACGAGGGCCGAGGCCGACGGAGCCGACGGCATCCGCGACGAGGACGTGGCGTTCGCGTTCGACGCCGTCCCCCGGGACGGCATCCACCTCGCCCGCGTGTTCGCCCTGCCGGAGAACCGGAAGCGGGTCCTCGAGGAGCTCATCGCGCTCGAGGACCCCGAGCCGACCATCGCGGACGCCGCCGCGGCCGTCGCCGCGAACTCGGACCTCGCCGAGGGTACGGTCACGCGGTTCCTGTACGAACTCGCCGAGGACGGCGTCCTCCGGCGCGTCAGCGACGACGGCCGGACGAGTCACCTCGAGGTGCCGTTCCCCGCCTGCGCCTTACGGCGACTCCGGGCGACTCGCTAG
- a CDS encoding 2-oxoacid:ferredoxin oxidoreductase subunit beta, with protein sequence MSSQVRFTDFKSDKQPTWCPGCGDFGTMNGMMKALAETGNDPDNTFVVAGIGCSGKIGTYMHSYAIHGVHGRALPVGAGVKMANPELEVMVAGGDGDGYSIGAGHFVHAVRRNVDMSYVVMDNRIYGLTKGQASPTSREDFETATTPEGPKQPPVNPLALALASGATFIAQSFSSDALRHQEIVQKAIEHDGFGFVNVFSPCVTFNDVDTYDYFRDSLVDLADEDYDPHDREAAKDRVLDAEKEYMGVLYQDEDSVSYESQHGLDSPMHEIDDGAPEGAMDLVREFY encoded by the coding sequence ATGAGTTCCCAGGTCAGATTCACGGACTTCAAGTCCGACAAGCAGCCGACGTGGTGCCCCGGATGTGGGGACTTCGGCACGATGAACGGCATGATGAAGGCGCTCGCGGAGACGGGGAACGACCCCGACAACACCTTCGTCGTCGCCGGCATCGGCTGTTCCGGCAAGATCGGCACGTACATGCACAGCTACGCCATCCACGGCGTCCACGGCCGTGCGCTCCCGGTCGGCGCCGGCGTCAAGATGGCGAACCCGGAACTGGAAGTGATGGTCGCCGGCGGCGACGGCGACGGCTACTCCATCGGCGCGGGCCACTTCGTCCACGCCGTCCGCCGGAACGTCGACATGTCCTACGTCGTGATGGACAACCGAATCTACGGGCTGACGAAGGGCCAGGCGTCCCCGACCTCGCGCGAGGACTTCGAGACGGCGACGACGCCCGAAGGGCCGAAACAGCCCCCGGTCAACCCCCTCGCGCTCGCGCTCGCGTCCGGGGCGACGTTCATCGCCCAGTCGTTCTCCAGCGACGCGCTACGCCACCAGGAGATCGTCCAGAAGGCGATCGAGCACGACGGGTTCGGCTTCGTGAACGTGTTCTCGCCGTGCGTGACGTTCAACGACGTCGACACGTACGACTACTTCCGCGACTCGCTGGTCGACCTCGCGGACGAGGACTACGACCCGCACGACCGCGAGGCCGCGAAGGACCGCGTCCTCGACGCGGAGAAGGAGTACATGGGCGTGCTCTACCAGGACGAGGACTCCGTCTCCTACGAGTCCCAGCACGGCCTCGACTCGCCGATGCACGAGATCGACGATGGCGCCCCCGAGGGCGCGATGGACCTCGTTCGCGAGTTCTACTGA
- a CDS encoding 2-oxoacid:acceptor oxidoreductase subunit alpha, which produces MPADFNWAIGGEAGDGIDSTGKIFAQALSRAGRHVFTSKDFASRIRGGYTAYKVRTSVEDIQSVVDRLDVLIALTPRTIEENLDELHEGSVIIYDGERTTMQDVEIPEGMVGLNVPLKGLAEEAGGAIMRNVVALGAACAVTNFPIENLDSSLKKRFGDKGQAIVDNNKKAARKGLEYVEEEYDEEDLDYDLDTTDNDYVLLNGDEAIGMGAIAAGCKFYAGYPITPATDVMTYLTGRIERFGGHVVQAEDELAAINLALGAARSGARSMTATSGPGIDLMTETFGLVATSETPLVICDVMRSGPSTGMPTKQEQGDLNTLLHGGHGEVPRFILAPTTVAECFWKTVEAFNLAEQYQTPVYLTSDLALAVTEQTFEPDAFDMDAVEIERGNVVDEESIGDHQTEQEQFKPHELTDDGVSPRAFPGTAGGAHMSTGLEHDELGRRTEDTEMRVKQVDKRDRKVETAREREDWSPREFGNSDAENLVVSWGSNEGALVEALAFLEEDGVDVRVLSVPYIFPRPDLSEEFEAAEEVVVVECNATGQFADVLEHDTLTRVKRINKYNGVRFKADELATDIKETLSA; this is translated from the coding sequence ATGCCAGCGGACTTCAACTGGGCCATCGGCGGCGAGGCCGGCGATGGGATCGACTCCACCGGGAAGATCTTCGCGCAGGCGCTCTCCCGAGCGGGTCGACACGTGTTCACATCGAAGGACTTCGCGTCCCGTATCCGCGGCGGGTACACCGCCTACAAGGTGCGCACGTCCGTCGAGGACATCCAGTCTGTGGTGGATCGGCTCGACGTGCTCATCGCGCTCACGCCCCGGACCATCGAGGAGAACCTCGACGAGCTCCACGAGGGCTCCGTCATCATCTACGACGGCGAGCGCACCACGATGCAGGACGTGGAGATCCCCGAGGGGATGGTGGGTCTAAACGTCCCACTGAAGGGGCTCGCAGAGGAGGCCGGCGGGGCCATCATGCGTAACGTCGTCGCGCTGGGCGCGGCGTGCGCGGTCACGAACTTCCCGATCGAGAACCTCGACTCCTCGCTGAAGAAGCGCTTCGGCGACAAGGGCCAGGCGATCGTCGACAACAACAAGAAGGCGGCCCGGAAGGGCCTCGAGTACGTCGAGGAGGAGTACGACGAGGAGGACCTCGACTACGACCTCGACACGACCGACAACGACTACGTCCTCCTGAACGGCGACGAGGCGATCGGGATGGGCGCCATCGCGGCCGGGTGCAAGTTCTACGCCGGCTACCCGATCACGCCCGCGACGGACGTGATGACGTACCTCACCGGCCGCATCGAGCGGTTCGGCGGCCACGTGGTGCAGGCCGAGGACGAACTCGCGGCCATCAACCTCGCGCTCGGCGCCGCACGCTCCGGCGCCCGCTCGATGACCGCGACCTCCGGACCCGGTATCGACCTGATGACCGAGACGTTCGGCCTCGTCGCGACGTCCGAGACGCCGCTGGTCATCTGCGACGTGATGCGCTCCGGTCCGTCGACCGGGATGCCGACCAAGCAGGAACAGGGCGACCTCAACACCCTGTTGCACGGCGGACACGGCGAGGTCCCACGGTTCATCCTCGCCCCGACGACCGTCGCGGAGTGCTTCTGGAAGACCGTCGAGGCGTTCAACCTCGCGGAGCAGTACCAGACGCCGGTGTACCTCACCTCGGACCTCGCGCTCGCGGTCACCGAACAGACGTTCGAGCCGGACGCGTTCGACATGGACGCGGTCGAGATAGAGCGCGGCAACGTCGTGGACGAGGAGTCCATCGGCGACCACCAGACCGAACAGGAGCAGTTCAAGCCGCACGAACTCACCGACGACGGCGTCAGCCCGCGCGCGTTCCCGGGGACGGCCGGCGGCGCGCACATGTCCACCGGCCTCGAGCACGACGAGCTCGGGCGACGGACCGAGGACACCGAGATGCGGGTGAAGCAGGTCGACAAGCGCGACCGGAAGGTCGAGACCGCCCGGGAGCGCGAGGACTGGAGCCCCCGAGAGTTCGGGAACTCCGACGCGGAGAACCTCGTCGTCTCCTGGGGTTCGAACGAGGGCGCCCTCGTCGAGGCGCTCGCGTTCCTCGAGGAGGACGGCGTCGACGTGCGGGTGCTCTCCGTTCCGTACATCTTCCCGCGACCCGACCTCTCCGAGGAGTTCGAGGCCGCGGAGGAGGTCGTCGTGGTCGAGTGCAACGCGACCGGGCAGTTCGCGGACGTGCTCGAACACGACACGCTTACCCGCGTGAAACGAATCAACAAGTACAACGGCGTCCGCTTCAAGGCGGACGAACTGGCGACGGACATCAAGGAGACCCTCAGCGCATGA
- a CDS encoding FAD-dependent oxidoreductase, whose translation MDETITVRSVADVGPDTVAVVFDSPADFDGQPGQFVRLTAEVDGEDESRFYTISSPDTEGSFETTVGLDGGEFSERLASLEAGDDVEMTGPFGEEYYEGEARAVVLAGGPGIGPAVAIAEAALDAGNEAAIVYRDDEPAHEERLDALRERGASVVVTEGGIEDAVADAITGDEGERSFVYGFDDFIQDASEALVAAGGDVEGAKIESFG comes from the coding sequence ATGGACGAGACCATCACCGTCCGATCGGTCGCCGACGTCGGTCCGGACACCGTCGCGGTCGTCTTCGACTCGCCCGCCGACTTCGACGGGCAGCCGGGTCAGTTCGTCAGGCTCACGGCCGAGGTCGACGGCGAGGACGAATCGCGCTTCTACACGATCTCCTCGCCGGACACCGAGGGGAGCTTCGAGACCACCGTCGGCCTCGACGGAGGCGAGTTCTCCGAGCGCCTCGCTTCGCTCGAAGCGGGCGACGACGTGGAGATGACCGGCCCGTTCGGCGAGGAGTACTACGAAGGTGAGGCGCGCGCCGTCGTCCTCGCCGGCGGCCCCGGCATCGGCCCCGCGGTGGCGATCGCGGAGGCGGCGCTCGACGCGGGCAACGAGGCGGCGATCGTCTACCGCGACGACGAACCGGCCCACGAGGAACGACTCGACGCGCTCCGGGAACGCGGCGCGAGCGTCGTCGTCACGGAGGGGGGTATCGAGGACGCGGTCGCCGACGCGATCACCGGCGACGAGGGTGAACGCTCGTTCGTCTATGGCTTCGACGACTTCATCCAGGACGCCTCGGAGGCGCTGGTGGCCGCGGGGGGCGACGTCGAGGGCGCGAAGATCGAGAGTTTCGGCTAG